A region of Nitrospirota bacterium DNA encodes the following proteins:
- a CDS encoding molybdopterin biosynthesis protein: protein MKKGIYIENTPLEKALQLWQEGLSEQISVPLPAESVLVQEALGRVTAEAVFARVSSPFYHSAAMDGFAVRFSDTFGASETGPKSLLLPLDAVYVDTGDPIPDGFNAVIMIEDVNRMVKDGQDAIEIIEPVTPWQHVRVIGEDIVVTELILTEGHRIRPVDIGAMLSGGHTEILVRRRPRVAVIPTGTELVEPGQPLVKGSIIEFNSRILSSLVEQWGGRPVRFGPVPDDKEQITETLRKACELYDVIVINAGSSAGSEDYTAKAIASLGRVLLHGVNIKPGKPVILGLVMGKPVLGIPGYPVSAYITFNLFGKELIHALQGIEAPPAEVMKAKLSRQVASSLGQEEFLRVKLGKVGQNIIATPVSRGAGVLMSLVRADGFVRVPSMSEGYGAGTEVDVEMLREKSEIENTIVCIGSHDNALDLLANRLRKLYPKYSLSSAHVGSMGGIIALKKGEAHIAGTHLLDETTGEYNVAFLQRFLDDRNMLLINLVYREQGFMVTKGNPKHIRDFEDLLRADVCFINRQGGSGTRLLTDKHLKERGIFPGQIKGYDREEYTHMGVASAVLTGIADIGMGILAAANALGLDFIPIAKERYDLAIPKDFALIPQIGAMLDIIRNDSEFRLSVEKLGGYDVSDMGAIMYES from the coding sequence GTGAAAAAGGGAATTTATATTGAGAACACCCCGCTTGAAAAGGCTCTGCAGCTCTGGCAGGAAGGTCTGTCTGAACAGATATCCGTTCCGCTGCCTGCTGAATCGGTCCTTGTGCAGGAGGCTCTCGGTAGGGTGACTGCCGAGGCAGTCTTTGCCCGTGTATCCTCTCCTTTTTATCATTCCGCTGCCATGGATGGATTTGCCGTCAGGTTCAGCGATACGTTCGGAGCATCGGAAACTGGGCCGAAAAGCCTCCTGCTTCCGTTAGATGCCGTTTATGTCGATACCGGAGATCCGATCCCTGATGGCTTTAACGCTGTCATTATGATCGAAGACGTGAACCGCATGGTGAAGGACGGCCAGGATGCGATCGAGATCATCGAGCCGGTGACTCCCTGGCAGCATGTCAGGGTTATAGGTGAGGATATTGTCGTTACAGAACTGATCCTTACCGAGGGCCACAGGATACGGCCTGTAGATATCGGCGCCATGCTGTCTGGAGGGCACACAGAGATACTGGTGAGGAGGCGTCCGAGAGTTGCCGTTATTCCGACCGGCACAGAGCTGGTGGAACCGGGTCAGCCTCTTGTGAAGGGCAGCATCATTGAATTTAATTCGCGCATACTTTCATCTCTGGTCGAACAATGGGGCGGGAGGCCGGTCAGGTTCGGTCCTGTTCCTGACGATAAAGAGCAGATAACGGAAACACTCAGGAAAGCCTGTGAGCTGTATGATGTCATTGTGATCAATGCCGGTTCGTCTGCAGGCTCTGAAGACTATACGGCAAAGGCGATAGCATCTCTGGGCAGGGTCCTCCTCCACGGCGTTAACATAAAACCGGGCAAGCCTGTTATTCTTGGCCTGGTTATGGGCAAACCCGTGCTCGGCATACCCGGATATCCTGTTTCAGCGTATATAACATTCAATCTGTTCGGCAAAGAGCTCATCCATGCCTTGCAGGGGATAGAAGCGCCCCCAGCCGAGGTGATGAAGGCAAAGCTCTCGCGGCAGGTCGCCTCTTCTCTCGGCCAGGAAGAATTTTTGAGAGTAAAACTTGGCAAGGTCGGTCAGAATATCATTGCCACACCGGTAAGCAGGGGCGCCGGCGTTCTTATGTCTTTGGTCAGGGCGGACGGCTTTGTGAGAGTCCCTTCCATGTCCGAAGGGTATGGCGCAGGGACTGAAGTCGATGTTGAGATGCTGCGGGAAAAAAGCGAGATAGAGAATACCATCGTCTGTATCGGGAGCCACGACAATGCCCTTGACCTGCTTGCGAACCGGCTCAGAAAACTATATCCGAAATATTCGCTTTCTTCTGCTCATGTCGGCTCCATGGGCGGCATTATAGCCCTGAAAAAGGGCGAGGCGCATATTGCCGGTACGCACCTGCTGGACGAGACAACCGGAGAATATAATGTTGCTTTTCTCCAGAGGTTTCTTGACGACAGAAACATGCTCCTTATCAATCTGGTCTATCGGGAGCAGGGATTCATGGTCACGAAAGGGAATCCAAAGCATATCAGGGATTTTGAGGACCTGCTGCGGGCTGACGTATGCTTTATTAACAGGCAGGGAGGTTCCGGTACACGACTGCTGACGGACAAACATCTGAAAGAAAGAGGAATATTTCCCGGGCAGATAAAGGGTTATGACCGGGAGGAATATACGCATATGGGAGTGGCGTCTGCAGTCCTGACCGGGATAGCTGACATTGGCATGGGCATTCTTGCTGCAGCGAATGCATTAGGGCTGGACTTCATACCCATTGCAAAGGAGCGCTATGATCTCGCCATTCCGAAGGACTTTGCTCTGATACCTCAGATAGGCGCAATGCTCGATATTATCAGAAATGACAGCGAGTTCAGGTTATCGGTCGAAAAGCTTGGGGGATATGATGTTTCAGATATGGGTGCAATAATGTATGAATCATAG
- a CDS encoding diguanylate cyclase — protein sequence MAKAKVLLVEDDPIQASATKEILRKVGYEILWAEDGINAIKLVKSEKPDIIVLDVILPGMDGYEVCRWLKLDESTKGIPVIMLTVKKELSDKISGLQIGADDYLPKPYNELELNARIYASLRTKALQDELRLKNRQLEELLDKVNYMAITDALTGLYNRRRFHDALTSEYERAKRYGTPFSVVMLDIDYFKKVNDTFGHDAGDRVLKEVSGIIIKSIRDIDTAARYGGEEFMIILPNTDKVHARVVAERMRQAIEKHDFAEIDRRISVSIGISGMPDAKVENEDRLIRCADFAMYRAKQLGRNRTVTVEARELEDVKE from the coding sequence GTGGCAAAAGCGAAGGTTTTGCTCGTTGAAGATGATCCCATCCAGGCCTCAGCCACAAAGGAAATCCTAAGGAAGGTCGGTTATGAGATCCTCTGGGCAGAGGACGGCATTAACGCCATCAAGCTGGTTAAATCGGAAAAACCGGATATCATCGTTCTTGATGTCATTCTGCCCGGCATGGACGGATATGAGGTTTGCCGCTGGCTGAAGCTTGATGAAAGCACCAAAGGTATACCGGTCATCATGCTTACGGTGAAGAAGGAGCTTTCTGACAAGATCTCGGGCCTGCAGATCGGGGCTGACGACTACCTGCCGAAGCCCTACAATGAACTTGAGCTCAATGCACGGATCTATGCCTCGCTCAGGACAAAGGCCCTGCAGGATGAACTGAGACTGAAGAACAGACAGCTTGAGGAATTGCTCGACAAGGTCAATTATATGGCAATCACGGATGCCCTTACCGGCCTGTATAACAGACGACGTTTCCATGACGCTCTTACCAGTGAGTATGAGCGTGCGAAACGGTATGGCACACCATTCTCGGTGGTCATGCTTGATATAGATTATTTCAAGAAGGTCAATGACACCTTCGGCCATGATGCAGGAGACCGGGTATTAAAAGAGGTTTCGGGCATAATCATAAAGAGCATCAGGGATATCGATACTGCTGCCCGTTATGGCGGCGAGGAATTCATGATCATCCTTCCGAACACGGACAAAGTTCATGCCAGGGTCGTTGCCGAACGGATGAGGCAGGCGATAGAGAAGCATGATTTTGCCGAGATCGACCGAAGGATCTCCGTAAGTATCGGTATTTCAGGTATGCCTGATGCCAAGGTCGAAAATGAAGACCGGCTGATCCGCTGCGCTGACTTTGCCATGTACCGCGCAAAGCAGCTTGGCAGGAACCGAACGGTTACCGTAGAGGCGCGTGAGCTTGAGGATGTGAAGGAATAG